The following proteins are co-located in the Nocardioides piscis genome:
- a CDS encoding SigE family RNA polymerase sigma factor, whose amino-acid sequence MDEAGFTEWASGRQRQLLRSAYLLTGDLHRAEDLVQEALTKVALRWPRLRDQHPTAYALTIITRDNISWWRRRREVPREASDVVATHEEPEIALVVRRALSRLTLAQRRVLVLRHFDDLTERETAEILGISVGTVKSQNAAALARLRDGAPELLDLIGRRS is encoded by the coding sequence ATGGACGAGGCGGGGTTCACCGAGTGGGCGTCGGGACGGCAGCGTCAGCTGCTGCGCTCGGCCTACCTGCTCACCGGTGACCTCCATCGGGCCGAGGACCTCGTGCAGGAGGCGCTGACCAAGGTGGCTCTGCGCTGGCCGCGGCTGCGCGACCAGCACCCCACGGCCTATGCGCTCACCATCATCACGCGCGACAACATCTCGTGGTGGCGGCGCAGGCGCGAGGTGCCGCGGGAGGCGAGCGACGTCGTCGCGACCCACGAGGAGCCGGAGATCGCACTCGTGGTGCGCCGCGCCCTGTCGCGGCTGACGCTCGCTCAGCGTCGCGTCCTCGTGCTGCGTCACTTCGACGACCTGACCGAGCGGGAGACCGCCGAGATCCTCGGCATCAGCGTCGGCACGGTGAAGAGTCAGAACGCCGCGGCGCTGGCTCGGCTGCGCGACGGCGCACCCGAGCTGCTCGACCTGATCGGGAGGAGGTCGTGA